The window GGATCCGACGGCGGCCGCAAGCTCAACAGCCGGCGAGTCGGCAACCTCGCCCTGGTGGAATGCCCGTCCTGCGCCGGCATCTGGCTAGAGAACGACGTGTTCGAGCGCCTCGGCAAGCAAGCCCGCAAGGGGCATGTGCCGGTGGCTGTCGCCTCGCGCGACCGCGGACGGGATGTCGATCTCGGCGCCACGCACGACAACCGCCCGTCCACGGCGCCGGTCTACCGCCCTTGCCCGGTGTGCAACAACCTGATGAACCGCCAGAACTACGGCCGCCGCAGCGGTGTCGTGGTCGACCTCTGCCGGGATCACGGCGTGTGGTTCGATGCAGAAGAGCTGGAGCGCATCCTGCGCTGGATCGAGGAGGGTGGGCTGGACCGCATGGAGCGTCGTCAGCTCGATCAACTCACCGAGGCCCAGCGCAAGCGCTCGTCTACGCCGGCCCCGATGATTCTGCGCTCGGAGCCTAGCTCTACCT is drawn from Acidobacteriota bacterium and contains these coding sequences:
- a CDS encoding zf-TFIIB domain-containing protein, whose protein sequence is MIDFRLVAQCDDCARQYDVEGQEPGDVFHCSCGAVVTIPTPKPHESAAIHCSACGGPRERNAQACTFCGADFTVHELDLSSLCPHCMTRLSRRARYCHSCAHPMTATKAVATPTTLACPSCGGSDGGRKLNSRRVGNLALVECPSCAGIWLENDVFERLGKQARKGHVPVAVASRDRGRDVDLGATHDNRPSTAPVYRPCPVCNNLMNRQNYGRRSGVVVDLCRDHGVWFDAEELERILRWIEEGGLDRMERRQLDQLTEAQRKRSSTPAPMILRSEPSSTFGRGMLWEALFAAGEWALSKFD